A genomic region of Nymphalis io chromosome 3, ilAglIoxx1.1, whole genome shotgun sequence contains the following coding sequences:
- the LOC126781259 gene encoding larval/pupal rigid cuticle protein 66-like — MFSKVAIFALLVAVAHSSAVHGGDYNSFSYGVSDPHTGDVKSQHETRVGNNVVGQYSLLESDGTRRTVDYAADAHSGFNAVVRKDPAYIAHAAPAVYAAPIATSYAAPAVVSSPLAYAARVAPVAYGSYASPLAYNAYAAAPLAHGGIAPLAHGYAYGAHGLGYARW, encoded by the exons ATGTTCTCCAAG gtaGCAATTTTTGCTCTGCTCGTCGCAGTAGCCCACAGCAGTGCCGTCCACGGTGGTGACTACAACAGCTTCTCCTATGGAGTTTCTGACCCTCACACTGGTGACGTGAAGAGCCAGCACGAAACCCGTGTTGGCAACAACGTGGTCGGCCAGTACTCTCTCTTGGAGTCCGACGGCACTCGCCGCACCGTTGACTACGCCGCCGACGCGCACTCCGGCTTCAACGCCGTCGTCCGCAAGGACCCGGCCTACATCGCCCACGCCGCGCCTGCCGTCTATGCCGCTCCCATCGCCACCTCTTACGCCGCTCCCGCTGTGGTCTCTTCTCCCTTGGCGTACGCTGCCCGCGTCGCCCCCGTAGCCTACGGCTCCTATGCCTCTCCCCTCGCCTACAACGCGTACGCTGCCGCTCCCTTGGCTCACGGAGGTATCGCTCCTCTTGCCCACGGCTACGCCTACGGTGCCCACGGTCTCGGTTACGCCAGATGGTGA
- the LOC126781258 gene encoding larval/pupal rigid cuticle protein 66-like, translated as MFSKVAIFALFVAVAHSSAIHGGDYNSFSYGVSDPHTGDVKSQHETRVGDNVVGQYSLLESDGTRRTVDYAADAHSGFNAVVRKDPAYIAHAAPAVYAAPIATSYAAPAVVSSHLAYAARVAPVAYGSYASPLAYNAYAAAPLAHGAIAPLAHGYATGAHGLGYAGHHY; from the exons ATGTTCTCCAAG gtaGCAATTTTCGCTCTGTTCGTCGCAGTAGCCCACAGCAGTGCTATTCACGGCGGTGACTACAACAGCTTCTCCTATGGAGTTTCTGACCCTCACACCGGTGACGTGAAGAGCCAGCATGAAACCCGTGTCGGCGACAACGTGGTCGGCCAGTACTCCCTCTTGGAGTCCGACGGCACTCGCCGCACCGTCGACTACGCTGCCGACGCGCACTCCGGCTTCAACGCCGTCGTCCGCAAGGACCCGGCCTACATCGCCCACGCCGCGCCTGCCGTCTACGCCGCTCCTATCGCCACCTCCTACGCCGCTCCCGCTGTGGTCTCTTCTCACTTGGCGTACGCTGCCCGCGTCGCCCCCGTAGCCTACGGCTCCTACGCCTCTCCCCTTGCCTACAACGCGTACGCCGCCGCTCCCTTGGCTCACGGAGCTATCGCTCCTCTTGCCCACGGCTACGCCACCGGTGCCCACGGTCTCGGTTACGCCGGTCACCATTACTAG
- the LOC126781262 gene encoding larval/pupal rigid cuticle protein 66-like yields MVAKFVVLFALVAAVSADLSSFSYGVADPYTGDFKSQVESRAGDNVQGQYSLLESDGTRRTVDYAAGAEGFNAVVRKDPALFASLPYAYGSAYGYPAAYPYGRFGALAYSYPYGRYY; encoded by the exons ATGGTTGCGaag ttCGTTGTCCTTTTCGCTCTGGTGGCAGCTGTAAGCGCCGACCTTTCGAGCTTCTCGTACGGCGTAGCCGATCCTTACACTGGTGACTTCAAGAGTCAAGTGGAGAGCCGCGCTGGAGACAATGTGCAAGGACAGTACTCTCTATTGGAATCCGATGGAACCCGCCGCACCGTGGACTATGCTGCTGGTGCTGAAGGTTTCAACGCTGTTGTCCGGAAGGACCCTGCTTTATTCGCTTCTCTGCCCTACGCCTATGGTTCTGCCTACGGCTACCCTGCTGCCTACCCATATGGCAGATTCGGCGCTTTGGCCTACTCCTACCCCTACGGACGCTACTACTAA
- the LOC126781249 gene encoding larval/pupal rigid cuticle protein 66-like, which translates to MAAKFVVLAFLVAAAQGSAIHGADYTSFSYGVSDPHTGDVKSQHETRVGDNVVGQYSLLESDGSRRTVDYAADAHSGFNAIVRKDPALIGHVAPAVVAAPLAHAAPIVAAAPLAHAAPLAYAAHAAPLAYAAAPAVSYSASSTSVAHGGIAAPLAHGAIAAPLAHGAIAGPLAHGYGAALAHGYGAPLAHGYGAPLAHGYGALAHGAVAYGAHGLGHY; encoded by the exons ATGGCAGCTAAG TTCGTTGTTCTCGCTTTCTTGGTAGCCGCTGCACAAGGCAGCGCTATCCATGGTGCCGACTACACCAGCTTCTCCTACGGAGTTTCCGACCCTCACACCGGTGATGTGAAGAGCCAGCATGAAACCCGTGTCGGTGACAACGTGGTCGGTCAGTACTCTCTCTTGGAGTCCGATGGCAGCCGCCGTACCGTTGACTACGCCGCTGATGCTCACTCTGGATTCAACGCTATTGTACGCAAAGACCCTGCCCTCATCGGACACGTCGCGCCCGCCGTCGTCGCCGCTCCTCTAGCTCATGCCGCTCCCATTGTCGCCGCCGCTCCCTTGGCTCATGCTGCACCTCTCGCATACGCCGCCCACGCCGCTCCTCTCGCGTACGCTGCTGCTCCCGCCGTATCTTACTCCGCATCCTCTACCTCAGTAGCTCACGGAGGTATCGCCGCTCCCTTGGCTCACGGTGCCATCGCCGCTCCTCTGGCTCATGGAGCTATTGCTGGTCCTCTCGCCCATGGATATGGTGCCGCCCTCGCCCATGGATACGGTGCTCCCCTCGCCCATGGATACGGTGCTCCCCTCGCCCATGGATACGGTGCATTGGCTCACGGTGCTGTGGCATACGGCGCTCATGGTCTCGGACACTACTAG